GGCTGTTTCCAGAATACGAAGCATCTCAGCGAGAGGTACACGGTGGGGAGGCTGCTCAAGGGAACTTGCTAAAATCTTTTCCACACCGTCGCAGGACCGTACCTGATCGCAGCTCACCCGCGCATTAATGTCCAAACCAACGAACAGATAACTGGGAAACATGGGCTGGCTTGCATCTATGGTTTTGTTAATGTGCTTAGGCCTTCGTAGCACCGGTATCTTCGGCAGGTAGGCAATCGCACCCGTGGCAGTGATACTAGCTTGTGCTCGATCCTCACAATTTGGATTGGTTCGCACCACAATCCATTCCAGTGAAGATTTCGTCATCAAAGCTCGTAGCAGCATGTAGTCCTGCTCAAGAGCCTTATTGCCCGCATTGGGTGCTGTCATCTTCATTCAGCCGCCTCCTGAGTTGCCGTTGTCTCACCCGCAAACCGAGCATATACATCCACAAAGCTCGCCAGCGCCGCTCTCACAGCCTCAAGCGTTGATGGGAATTCCTCAGTAAGCAGCTTGGGCATGTACACCCATTCCGGTAGATCCCGATCAGGCCCAAACCATGGCCAGCCACGCTCGCCGTGGAGCTGCTTCCAAGCCTGCCAGATATCGTTACCAACCCTGACTTGCAAAAACTCATCAGCAAGCGGAACCAGCTTTCCTTTCACGGTCAGTCCACCACCTCGGCGGGCGGCATGGTTGTGCATATCCACCACCCGAGGCCACCCATACAATGCCAGCCGCCGGAGCTTTTCAGCCTCGGCTTGTTCTCCCCCACCATTGAGGATCCCCTCGATAGTCGCGGGTGGTTTCGGCATTGAATTGGGAGGCTTCAGCAGGTCAGCGAACCGGTAAACGCCCCAAACCTTGCCGTAAGCCTTCGCAAGCTCAACAGAACCACCGTTGCTCGCGGCGTTTGCTGGAAGCTTCTCCCAGAGCTTTTCCGAGAGGTAATTCGCGAACACCCGGAATTTAGTTCGCCCTTGCCGTTTGCAAACGGCAACGTACGCATTCAACATTTTGCTCGCCTGCTCTCGATCCTCCGATGAAAGAGCAAACCATGCTTTTTCAGCATCCTTATTGCCATCGCTTTCATAGCTCGGCCACCTTTCATGAGCCTTTTTCAGCCTTCGCATCCACGTTTCACGAGTGACAGTGCCGTTATTGTCATTTTTATCACTCTCGCCATCGCGCGCGCATTTTCTCTCTTGGACTGGTATTGGATTGTTAAGTGGACTGTTCTTATCTTGGTCCACCTCGTGCACCACCTTAGGTCCACCACGTGCACCACCTTCACCCACCTCGTGCACCACCTTTTTTAAGGGAGGTGGTCCA
The window above is part of the Pseudovibrio sp. Tun.PSC04-5.I4 genome. Proteins encoded here:
- a CDS encoding helix-turn-helix domain-containing protein, producing the protein MSEVRKAWSWRQAFCKSDLPGPTRAVLQALSMFMNAVGESCYPSIEDLVEYSGFSKNAVLKHIDIAKEAGWIEVSQHGFRGQRWKRQEYVARWPEHDLVAPSTSERIVKNAEFEEKGGARGGPPPLKKVVHEVGEGGARGGPKVVHEVDQDKNSPLNNPIPVQERKCARDGESDKNDNNGTVTRETWMRRLKKAHERWPSYESDGNKDAEKAWFALSSEDREQASKMLNAYVAVCKRQGRTKFRVFANYLSEKLWEKLPANAASNGGSVELAKAYGKVWGVYRFADLLKPPNSMPKPPATIEGILNGGGEQAEAEKLRRLALYGWPRVVDMHNHAARRGGGLTVKGKLVPLADEFLQVRVGNDIWQAWKQLHGERGWPWFGPDRDLPEWVYMPKLLTEEFPSTLEAVRAALASFVDVYARFAGETTATQEAAE
- a CDS encoding transcription termination/antitermination NusG family protein, which translates into the protein MKMTAPNAGNKALEQDYMLLRALMTKSSLEWIVVRTNPNCEDRAQASITATGAIAYLPKIPVLRRPKHINKTIDASQPMFPSYLFVGLDINARVSCDQVRSCDGVEKILASSLEQPPHRVPLAEMLRILETACDAQFGKKAVNGQVFSVGSDILLVAGVGATLKGVVSELRAGGQTLKVELEAFGRTTKVIVPVDEVELR